In a single window of the Ancylobacter polymorphus genome:
- the exbD gene encoding TonB system transport protein ExbD, which produces MGAKLQSTDTDDLVENHEINVTPFIDVILVLLIIFMVAAPLSTVDVAVDLPASNAQVQPRPDKPVYLTVKSDLVLAIGNDDVARETLGATLDRTTEGKRDTRIFLRADKTVDYGALMEVMNLLRAAGYLKIALVGIEMTGQPAAATPGSAAPATGSAPASAAPASAPLPAPAAPAAPAPAAPGAPAP; this is translated from the coding sequence ATGGGCGCGAAGCTGCAGAGCACCGACACGGACGATCTCGTCGAGAACCACGAGATCAACGTCACCCCGTTCATCGACGTGATCCTGGTGCTGCTGATCATCTTCATGGTGGCGGCGCCGCTTTCCACCGTCGATGTGGCGGTGGATTTGCCGGCCTCGAACGCGCAGGTGCAGCCGCGCCCGGACAAGCCGGTCTATCTCACCGTCAAGAGCGATCTGGTGCTCGCCATCGGCAATGACGATGTGGCGCGCGAGACGCTGGGGGCGACGCTCGACCGCACGACGGAGGGCAAGCGCGACACCCGCATCTTCCTGCGCGCCGACAAGACCGTCGACTATGGCGCGCTGATGGAGGTGATGAACCTGTTGCGCGCCGCCGGCTACCTCAAGATCGCGCTGGTCGGCATCGAGATGACCGGCCAGCCGGCCGCCGCCACGCCGGGTTCTGCCGCGCCCGCCACCGGGAGCGCGCCCGCCTCTGCCGCGCCGGCTTCCGCGCCTCTGCCGGCCCCGGCCGCACCCGCAGCGCCCGCTCCTGCCGCCCCCGGAGCGCCGGCGCCATGA
- a CDS encoding aspartate kinase, translating into MPDHLPPPRPAVVKLGGSLVGDPALTPLLATLARRGAPLVLVAGGGPLADGVRALQPRLGLSDAACHRMAILAMEQTAHALADLAPGLALAATPAEIAAAHAEGRAALWLPAAMALAARDLPESWELTSDSLAAWLAHALSATRLTLVKSAPAPTGSGPADWAAAGLVDPLFPAFAARLAGPVEVTLPAALLAASAQKDIAA; encoded by the coding sequence ATGCCGGACCACCTCCCCCCTCCCCGCCCTGCCGTCGTCAAGCTCGGCGGGAGCCTTGTCGGCGACCCCGCCCTGACGCCGCTGCTGGCGACCCTGGCGCGGCGCGGCGCGCCGCTCGTTCTCGTCGCCGGCGGCGGCCCGCTGGCCGATGGCGTGCGGGCGCTGCAGCCGCGCCTCGGCCTGTCCGATGCCGCCTGTCACCGCATGGCGATCCTCGCCATGGAGCAGACCGCCCACGCCTTGGCCGATCTCGCACCCGGCCTCGCCCTTGCCGCCACGCCGGCGGAGATCGCGGCGGCGCACGCAGAGGGCCGCGCCGCGCTGTGGCTGCCCGCCGCAATGGCGCTCGCCGCCCGCGACCTGCCGGAAAGCTGGGAGCTGACCTCCGACAGCCTCGCCGCCTGGCTCGCCCACGCCCTCAGTGCCACGCGCCTGACGCTGGTGAAGTCGGCCCCCGCCCCCACCGGCAGCGGCCCGGCGGACTGGGCGGCAGCGGGGCTCGTCGACCCGCTGTTTCCCGCCTTCGCCGCCCGCCTCGCCGGCCCGGTCGAGGTGACCCTGCCGGCGGCGCTCCTCGCCGCCTCCGCCCAGAAGGACATTGCCGCATGA
- a CDS encoding flavoprotein, translating to MSATKGLYPRWAWALTGSGHYFTESIALIKALDAVDLFVSKAADEVLRMYKQDLPKDTRIFKETTASSAPVGRFYEGLYHTLIVSPASSNTVAKAVFGISDTLVTNCFAQAGKCRVHAIVFACDTAPEMITMAPKGPVPVYPRRIDLENTAKLKEFDDTVVVESIGDLEAAIAARRLHLADKAAT from the coding sequence ATGAGCGCGACCAAGGGACTTTATCCGCGCTGGGCCTGGGCGCTCACCGGCTCCGGCCATTACTTCACCGAATCCATCGCCCTGATCAAAGCGCTGGACGCGGTGGACCTGTTCGTCTCGAAGGCGGCGGACGAGGTGCTGCGCATGTACAAGCAGGACCTGCCCAAGGACACCCGCATCTTCAAGGAGACGACGGCCAGTTCCGCCCCGGTCGGCCGGTTCTATGAGGGCCTGTACCACACGCTCATCGTCTCCCCCGCCTCCTCCAACACGGTGGCGAAGGCGGTGTTCGGCATTTCCGACACGCTGGTGACCAATTGCTTCGCCCAGGCCGGCAAGTGCCGTGTCCACGCCATCGTCTTCGCCTGCGACACCGCGCCCGAGATGATCACCATGGCGCCCAAGGGCCCGGTCCCGGTCTATCCGCGCCGCATCGACCTTGAGAACACCGCGAAGCTGAAGGAGTTCGACGACACGGTGGTGGTCGAATCCATCGGCGATCTCGAAGCCGCCATCGCCGCGCGGCGCCTCCACCTCGCGGACAAGGCCGCCACCTGA
- a CDS encoding FAD-binding oxidoreductase, translated as MTLAASSPLSPLLATLAQRLGAAHVLTDPADMAPYLHEERGLYKGEAPAVLRPGSTEEVAFVVETCARAGVPLVPQGGNTGLVGGQMPFGQMLLSLSRLDRIRAFDPVDMTMTVEAGCILDKVHAAAEEAGCLFPLHIASQGSCRIGGNLSSNAGGTAVLRYGNARELALGLEVVLADGRVWNGLKRLRKNNAGYDLKQLFLGSEGTLGIITAAVLKLFPQPAQRATAFLAVPDPSAALALLKRLRGEAGDALTTFELMAAFGVETVLKHMPGTVRPLRETYDWYVLAELSSPTRAFDLAALMEEGLGAAMEAGEVLDAAIATSEAQAANMWRLREDMSEAQKHEGGSIKHDVSVPVSRVPEFLERALPACMAALPGLRPCPFGHVGDGNIHFNLSQPVGMEKAAFLALWERFNRIVHDIVDDMDGSIAAEHGIGLLKREELAHYADPVALDLMHRLKGALDPAGTLNPGKVIGVSVG; from the coding sequence ATGACGCTCGCAGCCTCGTCCCCCCTCTCCCCCCTGCTCGCCACCCTCGCCCAGCGCCTCGGCGCCGCGCATGTGCTCACCGATCCGGCCGACATGGCGCCGTACCTGCACGAGGAGCGCGGGCTCTATAAGGGCGAGGCGCCGGCGGTGCTGCGGCCGGGCTCCACCGAGGAGGTGGCGTTCGTGGTCGAGACCTGCGCGCGGGCGGGGGTACCGCTGGTGCCGCAGGGCGGCAATACCGGGCTGGTGGGCGGGCAGATGCCGTTCGGCCAGATGCTGCTTTCGCTCTCCCGGCTGGACCGCATCCGCGCCTTCGATCCCGTCGACATGACGATGACGGTGGAAGCCGGCTGCATTCTCGACAAGGTGCACGCGGCAGCGGAGGAGGCGGGCTGCCTGTTCCCCCTGCACATCGCCTCGCAGGGCTCCTGCCGCATCGGCGGCAACTTGTCGTCGAACGCCGGCGGCACCGCCGTGCTGCGCTATGGCAATGCGCGCGAGCTCGCGCTGGGGCTGGAAGTCGTGTTGGCCGACGGGCGGGTGTGGAACGGGCTGAAGCGGCTGCGCAAGAACAATGCGGGCTACGACCTCAAGCAGCTTTTCCTCGGCAGCGAGGGCACGCTCGGCATCATCACCGCCGCCGTGCTGAAGCTGTTCCCGCAGCCGGCGCAGCGCGCCACCGCCTTCCTCGCCGTGCCGGACCCTTCCGCCGCGCTCGCCCTGTTGAAGCGGCTGCGCGGGGAGGCGGGCGACGCGCTCACCACCTTCGAGCTGATGGCCGCCTTCGGCGTGGAGACGGTGCTCAAGCACATGCCCGGCACGGTGCGCCCGCTGCGCGAGACCTATGACTGGTACGTGCTGGCCGAGCTTTCCTCGCCCACCCGCGCCTTCGACCTCGCCGCGCTGATGGAGGAGGGGCTCGGCGCCGCGATGGAGGCGGGCGAGGTGCTCGATGCCGCCATCGCCACCAGCGAGGCGCAGGCGGCCAATATGTGGCGGCTGCGCGAGGACATGTCGGAAGCGCAGAAGCATGAGGGCGGCTCGATCAAGCACGATGTCTCGGTGCCTGTCTCACGCGTGCCGGAATTTCTGGAGCGCGCGCTGCCCGCCTGCATGGCGGCGCTGCCGGGGCTGCGCCCGTGCCCGTTCGGCCATGTCGGCGACGGCAATATCCATTTCAACCTCAGCCAGCCCGTGGGCATGGAAAAGGCCGCCTTCCTCGCGCTGTGGGAGCGGTTCAACCGCATCGTCCACGACATTGTCGACGACATGGACGGCTCCATCGCCGCCGAGCACGGCATCGGCCTTTTGAAGCGCGAGGAACTGGCCCATTACGCCGACCCGGTGGCGCTTGACCTGATGCACCGGCTCAAAGGCGCGCTCGACCCCGCCGGCACGCTCAACCCCGGCAAGGTGATCGGTGTCTCGGTGGGCTGA
- a CDS encoding ABC-F family ATP-binding cassette domain-containing protein: MAPPLLLLQDTKLTFGGTPLLEGAELSVSAGERVGLVGRNGSGKSTLLKIAAGLVSADSGARFVQPGATVRYLPQEPDLSGFETTLAYVEAGMGPGDAEYRAQYLLGELGLTGTEHPANLSGGEARRAALARVLAPEPDILLLDEPTNHLDLPAIEWLEAEIASLRSALVLISHDRRFLQDLTRATVWLDRGRTRRMERGFAFFEEWRDQVLEEEERDQQKLARKIVAEEHWMRYGVTARRKRNVRRVGELAALRAQYREHRGAVGTISVTATEAEVSGKLVMEAEHISKAYGDRVIVRDLSIRIQRGDRIGIVGPNGAGKTTLLKMLTGELAPDSGKAKMGTNIEMATLDQRRAALDPNRSVRDTLTDGRGDQVFVGGNPRHVIGYMKDFLFTPEQAGTAVSKLSGGERGRLLLACALAQASNLMVLDEPTNDLDLETLDLLEEMIDDYAGTVLLVSHDRDFLDRTVTATIAYEGDGHWEVYAGGYSDMVAQRGHGVKAKAAAAAASAKAAPAKATEAAPASGAKRKLSFKEKHALDQLPKRMAQLESDIARLNNTLHTPNFYTRDPAGFQKATAELTKAQAELAKAEEEWLELEMRREELEG; the protein is encoded by the coding sequence ATGGCGCCTCCTCTCCTTCTGCTTCAAGACACCAAGCTCACCTTCGGCGGCACGCCGCTGCTGGAGGGGGCGGAGCTTTCCGTTTCCGCCGGCGAGCGCGTCGGCCTTGTCGGTCGCAACGGCTCGGGCAAATCCACGCTTTTGAAAATCGCCGCCGGCCTCGTTTCGGCCGATAGCGGCGCGCGCTTCGTGCAGCCCGGCGCCACGGTGCGCTATCTGCCGCAGGAGCCGGACCTCTCCGGCTTCGAAACCACGCTCGCCTATGTCGAGGCCGGCATGGGCCCGGGCGATGCGGAATACCGCGCGCAATATCTGCTCGGCGAACTCGGCCTCACCGGCACGGAGCACCCGGCCAATCTCTCCGGCGGCGAGGCCCGCCGCGCCGCGCTTGCCCGCGTGCTGGCGCCGGAGCCGGACATTCTGCTGCTGGACGAGCCGACCAACCATCTCGACCTGCCGGCCATCGAATGGCTGGAAGCGGAAATCGCCTCGCTGCGCTCCGCCCTCGTGCTCATCAGCCATGACCGCCGCTTCCTGCAGGACCTCACCCGCGCCACCGTCTGGCTCGACCGGGGCCGCACGCGGCGCATGGAGCGCGGCTTCGCCTTCTTCGAGGAATGGCGCGACCAGGTGCTTGAAGAGGAAGAGCGCGACCAGCAGAAGCTCGCCCGCAAGATCGTCGCGGAAGAGCACTGGATGCGCTACGGCGTCACCGCGCGGCGCAAGCGGAACGTGCGCCGCGTCGGCGAGCTCGCCGCCCTGCGCGCGCAATATCGCGAGCATCGCGGCGCCGTCGGCACCATTTCCGTCACCGCCACCGAGGCGGAAGTCTCCGGCAAGCTGGTGATGGAAGCCGAGCACATCTCCAAGGCCTATGGCGATCGCGTCATCGTGCGCGATCTTTCCATCCGGATCCAGCGCGGCGACCGCATCGGCATTGTCGGGCCCAATGGCGCGGGCAAGACGACGCTCCTGAAGATGCTGACCGGCGAACTCGCCCCGGACAGCGGCAAGGCCAAGATGGGCACCAATATCGAGATGGCGACGCTGGACCAGCGCCGCGCCGCGCTCGACCCCAACCGCTCGGTGCGCGACACGCTCACCGACGGGCGCGGCGACCAGGTGTTTGTCGGCGGCAATCCGCGCCATGTCATCGGCTATATGAAGGACTTCCTGTTCACGCCGGAACAGGCCGGCACCGCCGTCTCCAAGCTCTCGGGCGGCGAGCGCGGGCGGCTGCTGCTGGCCTGCGCGCTGGCGCAGGCCTCCAACCTCATGGTGCTGGACGAGCCGACCAACGACCTCGATCTGGAGACGCTCGACCTCTTGGAAGAGATGATCGACGACTATGCCGGCACAGTGCTGCTGGTGAGCCATGACCGCGACTTCCTCGACCGCACCGTCACCGCCACCATCGCCTATGAGGGCGACGGCCATTGGGAAGTCTATGCCGGCGGCTATTCCGACATGGTGGCCCAGCGCGGCCATGGCGTGAAGGCGAAGGCGGCGGCCGCGGCGGCGAGCGCGAAAGCCGCGCCCGCCAAGGCGACGGAGGCTGCCCCGGCCTCCGGCGCCAAGCGCAAGCTCTCCTTCAAGGAGAAGCACGCGCTAGACCAGCTTCCCAAGCGCATGGCGCAGCTGGAATCGGACATCGCCCGCCTCAACAACACGCTGCACACGCCGAATTTCTACACCCGCGACCCCGCCGGCTTCCAGAAGGCCACCGCCGAGCTGACCAAGGCCCAGGCCGAACTCGCCAAGGCCGAGGAGGAATGGCTGGAGCTGGAAATGCGGCGCGAAGAGCTTGAGGGGTGA
- a CDS encoding energy transducer TonB family protein encodes MSLLLVRGSGGHRLREAGLWLGCGAVVLAVHGGALGYMLTDPPVVMTEEPAAIMIELAEMPVAPAAEPTELPPGPQMVEAQEKVEEETPPDPLAEEVEDTPPPEPLPPEEPIPEVAESPARDIEVPLPPPPPLVQEIPPPEEKPEPPKEQPKPKPKPKKEKKSDLPPAPRTSAAPAIDAQNAERIAAPTSGAATSNSRVPANWRSRLMAHLNRHKRYPGGESASGKARVAFSINRAGQVLSARLAGSSGNPRFDEEAVAMVRRASPVPPPPPEVAGSTITFTVPVLFSLR; translated from the coding sequence ATGAGCCTGCTGCTGGTCCGTGGCAGCGGCGGGCATCGCCTGCGCGAGGCCGGGCTGTGGCTCGGCTGCGGCGCCGTGGTGCTGGCCGTCCATGGCGGCGCGCTCGGCTATATGCTGACCGATCCCCCGGTCGTCATGACCGAGGAGCCGGCGGCGATCATGATCGAACTGGCGGAAATGCCGGTGGCGCCGGCGGCCGAGCCGACCGAGCTGCCGCCCGGCCCGCAAATGGTCGAGGCGCAGGAGAAGGTGGAAGAAGAGACCCCGCCGGACCCGCTGGCCGAGGAGGTGGAGGACACCCCGCCGCCCGAGCCGCTGCCGCCGGAAGAGCCGATACCCGAGGTCGCGGAAAGCCCGGCTAGGGATATCGAGGTGCCGCTGCCGCCGCCCCCGCCGCTGGTGCAGGAAATTCCCCCGCCGGAGGAAAAGCCGGAGCCGCCCAAGGAGCAGCCAAAGCCCAAGCCGAAGCCGAAGAAGGAAAAGAAGAGCGACCTTCCCCCCGCGCCGCGCACCTCGGCCGCGCCGGCGATCGACGCGCAGAATGCCGAGCGCATCGCCGCTCCGACGTCGGGCGCGGCGACCTCCAACAGCCGGGTGCCGGCCAATTGGCGTTCGCGGCTGATGGCGCATCTCAATCGCCACAAGCGCTATCCCGGCGGGGAGAGCGCCAGCGGCAAGGCGCGCGTGGCGTTTTCGATCAACCGGGCGGGGCAAGTACTCTCGGCGCGGCTGGCGGGCTCGTCGGGCAATCCGCGCTTCGACGAGGAGGCGGTCGCCATGGTGCGCCGCGCCTCCCCCGTGCCGCCCCCGCCGCCGGAAGTCGCTGGCAGCACCATCACCTTCACCGTCCCGGTGCTGTTCAGCCTCAGGTGA
- a CDS encoding type II toxin-antitoxin system RelE/ParE family toxin — MAYKIIISPEARSDLISLFRFVAERSGKDTALSYVERIEAYCCSFTDFPVRGTCRDDIVPGLRIVGFERRVTIAFHIERERVVFDRVLYGGRSLERLGDDD; from the coding sequence GTGGCGTATAAGATCATCATCTCGCCCGAGGCTCGGAGCGACCTGATCAGCCTTTTCAGGTTTGTCGCGGAGCGCTCGGGAAAAGACACCGCGCTCAGCTATGTCGAGCGGATCGAAGCATACTGCTGTTCCTTCACGGATTTCCCCGTACGCGGCACCTGCCGTGACGATATAGTCCCCGGCCTGCGCATCGTCGGCTTCGAGCGGCGCGTGACGATTGCCTTCCATATCGAACGCGAGCGCGTGGTATTCGACCGCGTCCTGTATGGAGGGCGCTCACTCGAACGGCTCGGCGACGACGACTGA
- a CDS encoding type II toxin-antitoxin system ParD family antitoxin, whose protein sequence is MANAEKRTFSLPREQAEFIDRLVDSGTYGSASEVIRAGLRALQERDAAVERWLREDVAPVIAEMQAHPERGIPAEDVFNEIRALHSQRIQRRGV, encoded by the coding sequence ATGGCGAATGCCGAGAAGCGCACCTTCAGTCTGCCACGTGAGCAGGCGGAATTCATAGACCGGCTGGTGGACTCGGGCACCTATGGCAGCGCCAGCGAAGTGATCCGCGCCGGCCTGCGCGCGCTTCAGGAACGCGACGCGGCCGTCGAACGCTGGCTGCGCGAGGACGTGGCGCCGGTGATAGCCGAAATGCAGGCGCACCCCGAAAGGGGCATCCCAGCGGAAGATGTCTTCAACGAAATCCGCGCCCTTCACAGCCAGCGCATCCAGCGTCGTGGCGTATAA
- the exbB gene encoding tonB-system energizer ExbB — translation MPTTPKTTALRRALNLVLALALLVAGPVGAWAQETAQETAPASPALSAPPAATAPAAPTFDPLVPPASGTTAPTTGGAAAPSPAGEAAPVAVDPQVAAPSAAAPPVAAPATGDAAADPAAGLPLEAGEDSSVAAQLPHDLSPWGMFMAADWVVKAVMIGLAFASVVTWTVWLAKTMELAVAKGRLRRALKGYLASATLEEARRVDPRGPAGAMLRATDLELKRSGPLPADGIKERVSISLTRIEVAAGRAITRGTGLLATIGATAPFVGLFGTVWGIMNSFIGISKAQTTNLAVVAPGIAEALLATAIGLVAAIPAVVIYNHFSRQVSGYRVLMGDASAEVLRLLSRDLDRRDAARAAPQRVRAAAE, via the coding sequence ATGCCGACGACACCCAAGACCACCGCCCTGCGCCGCGCGCTGAACCTCGTTCTGGCGCTGGCGCTGCTGGTCGCCGGCCCGGTGGGGGCGTGGGCGCAGGAAACGGCGCAGGAAACGGCACCGGCGTCGCCCGCCCTCTCCGCGCCGCCGGCGGCGACCGCGCCTGCCGCCCCCACATTTGATCCGCTGGTGCCGCCGGCTTCCGGCACTACGGCCCCGACCACGGGCGGCGCCGCTGCGCCGTCCCCGGCCGGCGAGGCCGCGCCGGTTGCCGTCGATCCCCAGGTCGCCGCTCCCTCGGCCGCCGCTCCCCCTGTCGCTGCTCCTGCCACCGGGGATGCGGCCGCCGACCCGGCGGCCGGCCTTCCGCTTGAGGCGGGCGAGGATTCGAGCGTCGCCGCCCAACTCCCGCATGACCTGTCCCCCTGGGGCATGTTCATGGCGGCGGACTGGGTGGTGAAGGCGGTCATGATCGGCCTCGCCTTCGCCTCGGTGGTGACCTGGACGGTGTGGCTGGCCAAGACGATGGAACTCGCCGTCGCCAAGGGCCGGCTGCGGCGCGCGCTGAAGGGCTATCTCGCCAGCGCCACGCTGGAGGAGGCGCGCCGCGTCGATCCGCGCGGCCCGGCAGGCGCCATGCTGCGCGCCACCGATCTGGAACTCAAGCGCTCCGGCCCCTTGCCGGCCGACGGCATCAAGGAGCGCGTGTCGATCTCGCTCACCCGCATCGAGGTGGCGGCCGGGCGGGCGATCACGCGCGGCACCGGCCTGCTCGCCACCATCGGCGCCACCGCGCCCTTCGTCGGCCTGTTCGGCACGGTGTGGGGCATCATGAACTCGTTCATCGGCATCTCGAAGGCGCAGACCACCAATCTCGCCGTGGTGGCGCCCGGCATCGCCGAGGCACTGCTCGCCACCGCCATCGGCCTCGTCGCCGCCATTCCGGCTGTCGTGATCTACAACCATTTCTCGCGCCAGGTGTCGGGCTATCGCGTGCTGATGGGCGATGCCTCGGCCGAGGTGCTGCGGCTGCTTTCGCGCGATCTCGACCGCCGCGACGCCGCCCGCGCCGCCCCGCAGCGCGTGCGCGCGGCGGCGGAGTGA
- a CDS encoding TrmH family RNA methyltransferase, translated as MMLIPLTSPDDPRIDAYRVIKERDLVGRGGRFIVEGRTVLDVALSPRNRFALESLLLAESRIEALAPLLAQAPQDLPVYTASQAILDGITGFHIHRGLLGVGLRGEMPSMAATIAALPEDALVVVPLGITNHDNVGGIMRNAAAFGADAALFDFASCDPLYRKAIRVSVGGSLIVPFAREGSAEALLDLLTAVGFELLALSPAGAATLDEVRPARRTALLLGAEGPGLPDSILARTRTIRIPMRGGFDSLNVATTSGIALHALARGR; from the coding sequence ATGATGCTCATCCCCCTCACCTCCCCCGACGACCCGCGCATCGACGCCTACCGCGTCATCAAGGAGCGCGATCTGGTCGGGCGCGGCGGGCGCTTCATCGTCGAGGGGCGCACCGTGCTGGATGTCGCGCTCTCGCCCCGCAACCGGTTCGCGCTGGAATCACTGCTGCTGGCGGAAAGCAGGATCGAGGCGCTCGCCCCCCTGCTGGCGCAGGCGCCGCAGGACCTGCCGGTCTACACCGCCAGCCAGGCGATCCTCGACGGCATCACCGGCTTCCACATCCATCGCGGGCTGCTCGGCGTCGGGTTGCGCGGCGAGATGCCGTCCATGGCGGCCACCATCGCCGCCCTGCCGGAGGACGCGCTGGTCGTGGTGCCGCTCGGCATCACCAATCACGACAATGTCGGCGGCATCATGCGCAACGCCGCCGCCTTCGGGGCGGATGCGGCGCTGTTCGACTTCGCCTCCTGCGATCCCTTGTACCGCAAGGCGATCCGCGTCTCCGTCGGCGGCAGCCTGATCGTACCCTTCGCCCGCGAAGGCTCGGCCGAGGCGCTGCTCGACCTGCTCACCGCCGTCGGCTTCGAGCTTCTGGCGCTCAGCCCCGCCGGGGCGGCGACGCTGGACGAGGTGCGGCCGGCCCGGCGCACCGCGCTGCTGCTGGGCGCGGAAGGGCCGGGCCTGCCCGATTCCATCCTCGCCCGCACGCGCACGATCCGCATTCCCATGCGCGGCGGCTTCGACTCGCTCAATGTCGCGACAACCAGCGGTATCGCACTACACGCGCTTGCCCGTGGCCGGTAA